The Campylobacter sp. MIT 12-8780 genome has a window encoding:
- the fabG gene encoding 3-oxoacyl-ACP reductase FabG, whose protein sequence is MKFSGKNVLITGASKGIGASIAKVLAGFGLKVWINYRSKPELADALKDELVKNGANAAVICFDASNELEFSAGIKAIIESDGELSYLVNNAGITNDNLALRMSLDDFNKVVNTNLDSAFLGSKEAFKVMSKKRFGAVVNIASIVGEMGNAGQVNYSASKGGMIAMTKSFAKEAASRNIRYNCVAPGFIKSDMTEGLSEEVKKSYEENIPLKRFAEPEEVANVVAFLLSDYASYITGDTIKINGGLYM, encoded by the coding sequence ATGAAATTTAGTGGAAAAAATGTCTTAATCACTGGAGCGAGCAAGGGCATAGGAGCAAGCATTGCAAAGGTTTTAGCTGGTTTTGGCTTAAAAGTGTGGATTAACTACCGCTCAAAGCCAGAACTTGCTGATGCTTTAAAAGATGAACTTGTGAAAAATGGAGCAAATGCAGCTGTGATTTGCTTTGATGCAAGCAATGAGCTTGAGTTTAGCGCTGGTATAAAAGCCATCATTGAAAGCGATGGAGAATTAAGCTATCTTGTCAATAATGCTGGTATAACAAATGATAATCTTGCTCTAAGAATGAGCTTAGATGATTTTAACAAAGTCGTTAATACCAACCTTGATTCAGCTTTTCTAGGCTCAAAAGAAGCCTTTAAAGTGATGAGTAAGAAACGTTTTGGAGCCGTGGTTAATATCGCTTCTATAGTTGGTGAAATGGGAAATGCCGGGCAGGTAAATTACTCTGCAAGCAAAGGTGGAATGATCGCTATGACAAAAAGCTTTGCCAAAGAAGCAGCTAGCAGAAACATACGTTATAACTGCGTTGCACCAGGCTTTATAAAAAGCGATATGACAGAAGGCTTAAGTGAAGAGGTGAAAAAAAGCTATGAAGAAAATATCCCTTTAAAACGTTTTGCCGAGCCTGAAGAAGTGGCAAATGTCGTAGCCTTTTTGTTGAGTGATTATGCAAGTTATATCACAGGCGATACTATAAAAATCAACGGCGGATTATATATGTAA
- a CDS encoding helix-turn-helix domain-containing protein: MKKENEFSEIRQDEINNFHLLIAQNVAKIRKEKGYSQLDLSLSMGYKSVSLVAGAEAGYKNIHFNLEHLYKIAKILKVDICEFFKGEI, from the coding sequence ATGAAAAAAGAGAATGAATTCAGCGAGATTAGGCAAGATGAGATTAATAATTTTCATCTTTTAATCGCTCAAAATGTAGCAAAAATTCGCAAAGAAAAGGGGTATTCTCAGCTTGATTTAAGCTTAAGTATGGGATATAAAAGTGTTTCATTGGTTGCTGGTGCTGAGGCTGGATATAAAAATATCCACTTTAATTTAGAGCATTTGTATAAAATCGCTAAGATTTTAAAAGTGGATATTTGTGAGTTTTTTAAGGGCGAAATTTAA
- a CDS encoding TenA family protein — protein sequence MLFQKLLETNAKEWDAYLHHDFVKELENGTLKQENFLFYLKQDYIFLINYAKAFARLALNANTAKELRFAMKFQNYIVDGELELHKSILALGIEADKLSVKDESFTNIAYTRYVLSVGDSGDFLDMLVALSACATGYGYIGREIYERLGDQGLVNHPYKEWILTYAGKEFQAEVKDFEDFVNSYTNAVDECKFKKLSEIFNTTTRLETAFWQHALTLQMQI from the coding sequence ATGCTTTTTCAAAAACTACTTGAAACAAATGCTAAAGAATGGGACGCTTATTTGCACCATGACTTTGTCAAAGAGCTAGAAAATGGCACGCTCAAACAAGAAAATTTTTTGTTTTATCTTAAGCAAGATTATATCTTTTTGATTAATTATGCTAAGGCTTTTGCAAGACTTGCCTTAAATGCCAATACAGCCAAAGAACTTCGTTTTGCGATGAAATTTCAAAACTATATCGTAGATGGCGAGCTAGAACTTCACAAAAGCATACTTGCTCTTGGCATAGAAGCTGATAAATTAAGCGTAAAAGATGAAAGTTTCACCAATATCGCTTATACAAGATATGTGTTAAGCGTGGGCGATAGTGGGGACTTTTTGGATATGCTTGTGGCTTTAAGTGCTTGTGCAACAGGATATGGCTATATAGGCAGGGAAATTTATGAGCGTTTGGGTGATCAAGGACTTGTCAATCATCCTTATAAAGAGTGGATTTTAACCTATGCGGGCAAGGAATTTCAAGCTGAGGTAAAGGATTTTGAAGACTTTGTAAATAGCTACACAAACGCCGTTGATGAGTGTAAATTTAAAAAACTCAGCGAAATTTTTAACACCACAACACGCCTTGAAACAGCCTTTTGGCAACATGCTTTAACTTTGCAAATGCAAATTTAG
- a CDS encoding LTA synthase family protein, with product MKYNFSFKILVLRSLIFMIFLYAVFLSLRVLFISFYFSAVKEASFDEFVLAFHNAFWYDGQIIGVLSALYFVLALLFKNRFFVLEIYTFLVILVSVFVVVANIGFYEIYADMFNATLLGLIFDDRAAILKTAQSGDFNLGFKILLWLILSFAFYLLLRLCFKALQRHCKTSFASFKFVKNSALFLLFFFCALFAINGHFGFKGISLGKELVPVENAFLRKLSVGSFRDLLYVYKGYVKIFNSKFSDYNDESVLEATKNFFKLDSNETRFDLSKLLEKEVQGNNQAQINHIFYIIAESLSEWHFDEEFKELDLMHNLNALINDKKAFKADIFIQNAPGTIKSLDVQISGLFQIEIPFNLSVGKSPVFKTSPGFIFKDLGYKTRFYYAGSGTWQKIDVYTASQGFDEILYNTQIIQNAKEKGAKAPYANAWGAFDHYTYDFVKDYTLKNKDEKSFSMILTTSYHPPYDLPLDEFDIPWQRIDTFVNTHKEITNKELARKVFSHIYYQDQMIAKFINETSKILPDSLFIITGDHYDMKYPYPLASIKTSNSIPLIVYSPKLQPKVLFKAGSHLDITPTITELVAPKGYKFASFGQSLLSNDKAVKIGQKENLGYFAVSNDRFIYDGFKLEYFQDKKALDDDENEAKELFKQLQRAKALSWWIFTKGYEVSE from the coding sequence ATGAAATACAATTTTAGCTTTAAAATCCTCGTGCTTCGCTCTTTGATCTTTATGATCTTTTTATACGCAGTATTCTTATCTTTAAGAGTGCTTTTTATCAGCTTTTATTTTTCTGCTGTAAAAGAAGCAAGTTTTGATGAGTTTGTGTTGGCTTTTCATAATGCTTTTTGGTATGATGGGCAGATCATTGGTGTGCTTAGTGCGCTTTATTTTGTGTTGGCTTTATTGTTTAAAAACCGCTTTTTTGTGCTTGAAATTTATACTTTTTTGGTGATTTTGGTTAGTGTTTTTGTGGTGGTGGCAAATATAGGCTTTTATGAAATTTATGCAGATATGTTTAATGCGACTTTGCTAGGACTTATCTTTGATGATAGAGCTGCGATTTTAAAAACAGCTCAAAGTGGGGATTTTAATCTAGGTTTTAAAATCCTACTTTGGCTTATCTTAAGTTTTGCATTTTATCTTTTGCTAAGACTTTGTTTTAAGGCTTTACAAAGACATTGCAAAACTTCTTTTGCAAGCTTTAAATTTGTAAAAAATAGCGCGCTTTTTCTACTCTTTTTCTTTTGTGCTTTATTTGCTATCAACGGACATTTTGGCTTTAAGGGCATTTCTTTAGGAAAAGAGCTTGTGCCTGTGGAAAATGCTTTTTTAAGAAAGCTTAGCGTAGGAAGTTTTAGAGATCTTTTGTATGTGTATAAGGGCTATGTGAAAATTTTTAATTCTAAATTTAGCGATTATAATGATGAAAGTGTGCTTGAAGCAACGAAAAATTTCTTTAAGCTTGATAGCAATGAAACGCGATTTGATCTAAGTAAGCTTTTAGAAAAAGAAGTGCAGGGCAATAATCAAGCACAAATCAATCATATCTTTTATATCATCGCTGAAAGCTTGAGTGAGTGGCATTTTGATGAGGAATTTAAAGAGCTTGATTTGATGCACAATCTTAACGCACTCATTAACGATAAAAAGGCTTTTAAAGCCGATATTTTTATCCAAAATGCACCCGGAACTATCAAAAGCCTTGATGTGCAAATTAGCGGGCTTTTTCAGATTGAAATTCCTTTTAATCTTAGTGTTGGCAAAAGTCCTGTTTTTAAAACTTCGCCCGGTTTTATCTTTAAGGATTTAGGCTATAAGACGCGTTTTTATTATGCAGGTTCTGGCACTTGGCAAAAGATCGATGTTTATACAGCTTCACAAGGCTTTGATGAAATTTTATATAATACTCAAATCATTCAAAATGCTAAAGAAAAAGGGGCTAAAGCTCCTTATGCTAATGCTTGGGGAGCGTTTGATCATTATACTTATGATTTTGTTAAAGATTATACGCTTAAAAACAAAGATGAAAAAAGTTTTTCTATGATACTTACAACCTCGTATCATCCACCCTATGATCTGCCTTTAGATGAATTTGACATTCCTTGGCAAAGAATTGATACTTTTGTTAATACACATAAAGAAATTACGAACAAAGAACTTGCAAGAAAGGTGTTTTCACACATTTATTATCAAGATCAAATGATTGCAAAATTTATTAATGAAACCTCAAAAATCCTACCTGATAGCCTTTTCATCATCACAGGTGATCATTATGATATGAAATACCCTTATCCACTTGCTTCTATAAAAACAAGTAATTCTATCCCTTTGATCGTGTATTCGCCAAAACTACAACCAAAGGTGCTATTTAAAGCTGGCTCTCATCTTGATATCACGCCAACCATAACAGAGCTTGTCGCGCCAAAAGGGTATAAATTCGCAAGTTTTGGGCAGAGTTTATTAAGTAACGATAAAGCGGTAAAGATAGGACAAAAAGAGAATTTGGGGTATTTTGCTGTGAGTAATGATCGTTTTATTTATGATGGTTTTAAGCTTGAGTATTTTCAAGATAAAAAGGCTTTGGATGATGATGAAAACGAGGCAAAAGAGCTTTTTAAACAGCTTCAAAGAGCTAAGGCATTAAGCTGGTGGATTTTTACAAAAGGCTATGAAGTAAGCGAATAA
- a CDS encoding exo-alpha-sialidase, with product MIKKSVLFRFLGFVLLGIFLLILGFYLRHKTSIENVFISVPEANKTQSAKTKQIFLINPPEKSAHSSSLVDTQKGLMLVFFAGSREGHKDVKIYQSFFDAIKQEWSEPRAILNAEELSHLNHKFIKKLGNPVVFKDSQNRVHFFVVGVSLGGWATSKIYQFVFDESLEKLVFKQELQLSAFANFSHLVRTPALIYENGAFALPIYHELIDKYPLVAFFDQEGKFSHTKRLNSLKGQLQPSIVALNESQCLAFFRNYKNYENTAFMQTCSLGAKEWQEPFKSSLKNYDSSSVLSVFKDQNAKTQVLLLHNDGEKSTRSRLSLYHLKDASKGEFVRLLSLDEGEELSYPAAMIKDENLYISYTFNRQKIKIQKLDLSYLQNLLEFEGEK from the coding sequence ATGATAAAAAAGAGTGTGTTATTTCGTTTTCTTGGTTTTGTTCTGCTTGGCATTTTTTTGCTTATTCTTGGTTTTTATCTAAGGCATAAAACAAGCATAGAAAATGTATTCATAAGCGTGCCTGAAGCAAATAAAACACAAAGTGCAAAAACAAAGCAAATTTTTCTTATCAATCCACCTGAAAAAAGCGCGCATTCAAGCTCGCTTGTAGATACTCAAAAAGGGCTTATGCTCGTCTTTTTTGCTGGCTCAAGAGAAGGACATAAAGATGTAAAAATTTATCAAAGTTTTTTTGATGCTATAAAACAAGAATGGAGTGAGCCAAGAGCCATTTTAAACGCAGAAGAACTCTCTCATCTTAATCACAAATTTATCAAAAAGCTTGGTAATCCTGTCGTTTTTAAAGATAGTCAAAATCGCGTGCATTTTTTCGTCGTAGGCGTGAGTCTTGGGGGTTGGGCGACGAGCAAAATTTATCAATTTGTTTTTGATGAGAGTCTTGAAAAGCTTGTGTTTAAGCAAGAATTGCAACTCTCAGCCTTTGCAAATTTTTCTCATCTTGTAAGAACGCCTGCGTTAATCTATGAAAATGGAGCATTTGCTCTGCCTATATATCATGAGCTTATTGACAAATATCCTTTAGTCGCCTTTTTCGATCAAGAAGGAAAATTTTCTCACACTAAGCGTTTGAATTCGCTTAAAGGACAGCTTCAGCCAAGTATTGTTGCTTTAAATGAAAGTCAATGTCTAGCCTTTTTTCGCAACTACAAAAACTATGAAAACACAGCCTTTATGCAAACTTGCTCTTTAGGTGCAAAAGAGTGGCAAGAACCTTTTAAAAGCTCGCTTAAAAACTATGATAGCTCAAGTGTTTTGAGTGTTTTTAAAGATCAAAACGCTAAAACACAAGTTTTGCTTTTGCATAATGATGGTGAGAAAAGCACGCGTTCAAGGCTTTCTTTATATCATCTTAAGGACGCTAGCAAAGGCGAATTTGTGCGTTTGCTTAGTCTTGATGAGGGCGAGGAATTAAGCTATCCAGCTGCGATGATAAAAGATGAAAATTTATATATCAGCTATACTTTTAATCGCCAAAAGATTAAAATTCAAAAGCTTGATTTATCTTATCTACAAAATTTGCTTGAATTTGAGGGCGAAAAATGA
- the acpP gene encoding acyl carrier protein — MATFDDVKSVVVEQLSVDGDSVKLESKIIEDLGADSLDVVELIMALEEKFGVEIPDGDAEKLIKIEDVVKYIDEHLSK, encoded by the coding sequence ATGGCAACTTTTGATGATGTAAAGAGTGTCGTTGTAGAGCAATTAAGTGTAGATGGTGATTCTGTAAAATTAGAATCTAAAATCATTGAAGATCTAGGGGCTGATTCTTTAGATGTGGTTGAGCTTATTATGGCTTTAGAAGAAAAATTTGGTGTTGAAATTCCAGATGGCGATGCTGAAAAACTCATCAAAATCGAAGATGTAGTAAAATATATAGACGAACATTTGTCAAAATAA
- a CDS encoding beta-ketoacyl-ACP synthase II, whose protein sequence is MARVVVTGIGMINALGLDKESSFKAICEGKSGVDKITLFDASEFPVQIAAEVKGFDPLEVIDPKEVKKLDRFIQLGIKAAKEAMSDANFDENLDKESFGVVSGAGIGGLPNIEKNSVTCFERGARKISPFFVPSALVNMLGGVISIEHGLKGPNIACVTACAASTHAIAEAYKSIALGDAEKMLVIGAEATICPVGIGGFAAMKALSTRNDDPQHASRPFDKERDGFVMGEGAAALVFEEYEAAKKRGARIYAELVGYGESGDAHHITSPSLDGPLRAMQKALKMAGGIKIDYINAHGTSTPANDKNETAAIKELFGANIPLISSTKGQLGHCLGAAGALEAVISLMALNAGIVPPTINQLVKDEDCDLDYVPNVAKKAELKAVMSNSFGFGGTNGSVIFKKLD, encoded by the coding sequence TTGGCAAGGGTTGTAGTTACGGGCATTGGAATGATCAATGCTTTAGGCTTAGACAAAGAGAGTTCTTTTAAGGCGATTTGCGAAGGCAAAAGCGGTGTAGATAAGATCACGCTTTTTGATGCAAGCGAATTTCCCGTGCAAATTGCAGCTGAAGTAAAGGGTTTTGATCCTTTAGAAGTGATTGATCCTAAGGAAGTAAAAAAGCTTGATCGCTTTATACAGCTTGGCATAAAAGCTGCCAAAGAAGCGATGAGTGATGCAAACTTTGATGAGAATTTGGATAAAGAAAGCTTTGGAGTCGTTTCTGGTGCTGGTATAGGTGGTTTGCCAAATATAGAAAAAAACTCAGTTACCTGCTTTGAAAGAGGTGCAAGAAAAATTTCACCTTTTTTTGTGCCTTCTGCACTAGTAAATATGCTAGGTGGAGTGATCTCGATAGAACACGGCTTAAAAGGACCTAATATAGCCTGCGTTACAGCTTGTGCGGCTTCAACTCACGCCATTGCTGAAGCATATAAAAGTATAGCCTTAGGCGATGCTGAAAAAATGCTAGTTATCGGCGCTGAAGCAACAATCTGCCCTGTGGGTATAGGTGGCTTTGCGGCGATGAAAGCTCTTTCTACGAGAAATGATGATCCACAGCACGCCTCACGCCCTTTTGATAAAGAAAGAGATGGCTTTGTGATGGGTGAGGGTGCTGCGGCTTTGGTTTTTGAAGAATACGAAGCAGCCAAAAAAAGAGGGGCAAGAATTTATGCCGAGCTTGTGGGATATGGCGAAAGTGGAGATGCTCATCATATCACTTCTCCAAGCCTTGATGGACCGCTTCGCGCTATGCAAAAAGCCTTGAAAATGGCTGGGGGCATAAAGATAGATTATATCAACGCACATGGCACTTCAACTCCAGCAAATGATAAAAATGAAACAGCAGCGATTAAAGAGCTTTTTGGTGCTAATATTCCGCTAATTAGCTCTACAAAAGGACAGCTTGGGCACTGCTTAGGTGCGGCTGGAGCTTTGGAGGCTGTGATTTCTTTGATGGCTTTAAATGCTGGCATAGTTCCACCAACTATTAATCAACTTGTCAAAGATGAGGATTGTGATTTAGATTATGTGCCAAATGTAGCTAAGAAAGCTGAACTCAAGGCTGTAATGAGCAATTCTTTTGGCTTTGGTGGCACAAATGGTTCGGTGATTTTTAAAAAGTTGGATTAA
- a CDS encoding acetyl-CoA carboxylase carboxyltransferase subunit alpha, producing the protein MAAYLDFEKSIQQIDDDIVNAQIKGDIDAVNILKKNLEKEIAKVYKNLSDFQRLQLARHPDRPYALDYIELLLSDAYEIHGDRTFRDDPSIVCFIGYLGGKKLMIIGEQKGRGTKDKIARNFGMPHPEGYRKALRAARLAEKFGLPILFLVDTPGAYPGIGAEERGQSEAIARNLYELSALETITLAVVIGEGGSGGALAIGVADRLAMMKNSVFSVISPEGCAAILWNDPAKSEQAAKALKITADDLKSQGLIDAVIDESINGAHRNKEIAAKNIATYVSKALEELENTNKKELVASRMQKILSLGAFEEA; encoded by the coding sequence ATGGCTGCGTATTTGGATTTTGAAAAGAGTATTCAACAAATTGATGATGATATTGTTAATGCTCAGATTAAAGGCGATATCGACGCTGTAAATATACTTAAGAAGAATTTAGAAAAAGAAATTGCTAAGGTATATAAAAATTTAAGCGACTTTCAACGCCTCCAACTAGCTCGTCATCCTGATCGCCCTTATGCGCTTGATTATATCGAGCTTTTACTCAGCGATGCTTATGAAATTCACGGCGATAGAACCTTTAGAGATGATCCAAGTATAGTGTGTTTTATAGGCTATCTTGGTGGAAAAAAGCTTATGATTATCGGCGAGCAAAAAGGGCGAGGCACAAAAGATAAAATCGCTAGAAATTTTGGTATGCCTCACCCTGAGGGCTATAGAAAGGCTTTAAGAGCCGCAAGATTGGCTGAAAAATTTGGCTTACCTATACTCTTTCTTGTCGATACCCCGGGAGCATATCCGGGTATTGGAGCTGAAGAAAGAGGACAGAGCGAAGCTATAGCTAGAAATTTATATGAGCTGAGTGCCTTAGAAACCATAACACTTGCTGTAGTTATAGGTGAAGGTGGAAGTGGCGGGGCTTTAGCCATAGGTGTAGCTGATCGTTTGGCGATGATGAAAAACTCTGTATTTTCTGTCATCTCTCCTGAAGGCTGTGCGGCTATACTTTGGAACGATCCAGCCAAAAGCGAACAAGCTGCCAAAGCCCTTAAAATAACAGCTGATGATCTTAAATCTCAAGGCTTGATTGATGCAGTGATTGATGAGAGTATCAATGGAGCCCACAGAAACAAAGAAATCGCTGCAAAAAATATCGCTACTTATGTAAGCAAAGCCCTAGAAGAACTTGAAAACACAAACAAAAAAGAACTCGTTGCAAGTAGAATGCAAAAGATTCTTTCTTTGGGTGCCTTTGAAGAAGCTTGA
- a CDS encoding DUF2972 domain-containing protein, which translates to MALPKGYKFTYITFGSSGSEAMVKFFNYCKVKTLFHWTLDKDKFAYYYRVLQDKNNFCALTLCCINEGIWAKSKLPYLIDEKVPLLFVARDIIEMIRVIVNHTGQLHIDPLMKKFNLTCDYTKLFPKMNYAISNNEKPKIIIKNLVHRLAFQTKIKQWQHFIKEVICIDFNDIKPDKAFKTFKNLALKFGFESPKDEAIFKEKISVASSGRLATLPVVLYAHEDDLNNVFTKNAKNQSQNLQSFQKEDGISFIIGVYLQLKAKLQSGYIDISKEILDQKIIINDRELIVCIEKAEYEILKLNEKLMNASKAYIQGYIKALIENDKQIVSNLITCEQILEYLRENKAERKAVKQTLDQEYSYIKEHYSHFFKSWKYYNEFEKMCEELDKKD; encoded by the coding sequence TTGGCTTTGCCTAAAGGATATAAATTTACTTATATTACCTTTGGATCAAGTGGTTCTGAGGCTATGGTAAAATTTTTTAATTATTGTAAGGTGAAAACCTTATTTCACTGGACTTTGGATAAGGATAAATTTGCATATTATTATAGAGTCTTACAAGATAAAAATAATTTTTGTGCATTAACGCTTTGTTGTATCAATGAAGGTATTTGGGCTAAGTCTAAATTACCCTATCTCATCGATGAAAAAGTTCCTCTGCTTTTTGTTGCTAGAGATATTATAGAAATGATTAGAGTTATTGTCAATCATACAGGGCAATTACATATTGATCCTTTAATGAAAAAGTTCAATTTAACTTGCGATTATACCAAGCTTTTTCCAAAGATGAATTATGCTATATCAAATAATGAAAAGCCTAAAATTATCATTAAAAACCTAGTCCATCGCCTAGCTTTTCAAACTAAAATCAAACAATGGCAACACTTCATCAAAGAAGTCATTTGCATAGATTTTAACGATATAAAACCTGATAAAGCCTTTAAAACTTTTAAAAATTTAGCCTTAAAATTTGGCTTTGAAAGCCCAAAAGATGAAGCTATTTTTAAAGAAAAAATTAGCGTAGCTTCTAGTGGGCGTTTGGCAACTTTGCCTGTTGTTTTATATGCTCATGAAGATGATTTAAATAATGTTTTTACAAAAAATGCAAAAAATCAAAGTCAAAATTTGCAATCATTTCAAAAAGAAGACGGTATAAGCTTCATCATAGGGGTTTATTTACAGCTTAAAGCTAAGCTTCAAAGCGGCTATATCGATATAAGTAAAGAAATTTTAGATCAAAAGATTATCATTAATGATAGGGAGTTGATAGTATGTATAGAAAAAGCAGAATATGAAATATTAAAACTTAATGAAAAACTTATGAATGCTAGCAAAGCTTATATTCAAGGCTATATTAAAGCTTTGATTGAAAATGATAAGCAAATAGTTTCAAACTTAATAACTTGCGAGCAAATTTTAGAATATTTAAGAGAAAATAAAGCTGAACGTAAAGCGGTTAAACAAACCTTAGATCAAGAATATAGCTATATTAAAGAACATTATTCGCATTTTTTTAAATCTTGGAAGTATTATAATGAATTTGAAAAAATGTGTGAGGAGTTGGATAAAAAAGATTAA
- a CDS encoding primosomal protein N', with protein sequence MNYYELAIIGSYLDNLTYESEFECELLSEVIVPFGKQNKPHRAIILKELSKPNFMTKAIIEKTGRVLSKTQFELACFISYYYTCKLGFVLASFELLKPYETNAFSPLKSVSLSPLQSKAYDFLQAQSSSLLFADTGSGKTEIYIKLIEKYMQKGEQALLLMPEISLTPQMQKRLSVYFEDKFIMWHSKISKKKKDEALKALQNGEILLVAGARSALNLPFHKLGLIIVDEEHDNSYKASNKPYINARDLAVFLGQKHDIQVLLGSATPSLTSFYKQKHFRLKGTFYESEKEFIFDESDLGLSSLVLRELKTSLRAKKQAVIFLPSRANFRQVQCKNCGERIKCPFCSIAMSVYKNKNLLKCHYCCFVKPIDQICPHCKGVMLEASKIGTAELCEQLKQALSEFSPNIAQFDRDKITSMTKLNTILKDFNEQKIDILVGTSMLAKGHDYHSVDLSVILGLDEFLFRPNYKASEECLALAMQVAGRAGRKGKARVLIQSKQKAFFQTYIKDYDQFLQDELENRKNLYPPFKRLLRLVIEHKEQRKAKELCEFLAGEFKKLKSAELIGFGSCAIELINAKWRFYLLLRSHTHTNLIKIAQFAQQYKEVSADIDPNDFS encoded by the coding sequence ATGAACTATTATGAACTTGCCATTATAGGCTCTTATCTTGATAATCTTACTTATGAAAGCGAGTTTGAATGCGAGCTTTTAAGCGAGGTAATCGTGCCTTTTGGCAAGCAAAATAAGCCTCATAGGGCTATCATTCTTAAAGAACTTTCAAAGCCAAATTTTATGACTAAGGCTATCATAGAAAAAACTGGACGCGTTTTAAGTAAGACTCAATTTGAGCTAGCTTGCTTTATAAGTTATTATTATACTTGCAAGCTTGGCTTTGTTTTGGCTTCTTTTGAGCTTTTAAAGCCCTATGAAACCAATGCTTTTAGCCCTTTAAAAAGCGTGAGTTTAAGTCCTTTGCAAAGCAAGGCTTATGATTTTTTACAAGCTCAAAGCTCAAGCCTTCTTTTTGCAGATACAGGCAGTGGAAAAACTGAAATTTACATAAAGCTTATTGAAAAATATATGCAAAAAGGCGAGCAAGCCTTGCTTTTAATGCCAGAAATTTCACTTACCCCACAAATGCAGAAACGTTTGAGTGTGTATTTTGAAGATAAATTCATCATGTGGCATTCAAAAATTTCAAAAAAGAAAAAAGATGAGGCTTTAAAAGCCTTGCAAAATGGTGAAATTTTACTTGTTGCTGGGGCAAGATCAGCTTTAAATTTACCCTTTCATAAACTAGGGCTTATCATCGTTGATGAAGAACATGATAATTCTTATAAGGCAAGCAACAAGCCTTATATCAATGCAAGGGATTTAGCTGTTTTTTTAGGACAAAAGCATGATATACAAGTGCTTTTAGGCTCAGCCACGCCAAGTTTAACCAGCTTTTATAAGCAAAAGCATTTTAGACTCAAAGGCACCTTTTATGAAAGTGAAAAAGAATTTATCTTTGATGAGAGTGATTTAGGGCTTTCAAGCCTTGTTTTAAGAGAGCTTAAAACAAGTTTAAGAGCAAAAAAACAAGCTGTGATTTTTCTACCAAGTCGTGCAAATTTCCGCCAAGTGCAGTGTAAAAACTGCGGTGAGAGGATCAAATGCCCATTTTGTAGCATAGCCATGAGCGTGTATAAAAATAAAAATCTTTTAAAATGCCATTATTGCTGCTTTGTAAAGCCTATAGATCAAATTTGCCCTCATTGTAAAGGCGTCATGCTTGAGGCAAGCAAGATAGGCACAGCAGAACTTTGCGAGCAATTAAAGCAGGCTTTAAGTGAGTTTAGCCCAAATATCGCTCAATTTGATCGCGATAAAATCACAAGTATGACTAAGCTTAATACTATACTTAAGGACTTTAACGAGCAAAAGATTGATATTTTAGTTGGCACTTCAATGCTGGCTAAAGGACATGATTATCATAGTGTGGATTTAAGCGTGATTTTAGGGCTTGATGAGTTTTTGTTTCGTCCCAATTATAAAGCCAGTGAAGAATGTCTTGCTCTTGCTATGCAAGTAGCTGGAAGGGCTGGACGCAAGGGAAAAGCCAGGGTGCTTATACAAAGCAAGCAAAAGGCTTTTTTTCAAACTTATATTAAGGATTATGATCAATTCTTGCAAGATGAGCTTGAAAACAGAAAAAACCTTTATCCGCCTTTTAAAAGGCTTTTAAGACTTGTCATCGAACATAAAGAGCAAAGAAAGGCAAAAGAGCTTTGCGAGTTTTTAGCTGGTGAGTTTAAAAAGCTTAAAAGTGCTGAACTTATAGGCTTTGGAAGCTGTGCTATAGAGCTCATCAACGCAAAATGGCGTTTTTATCTTTTACTAAGAAGCCATACGCATACAAATTTGATCAAAATCGCCCAGTTTGCCCAGCAATACAAAGAAGTCAGTGCAGATATAGACCCAAATGATTTTTCTTAG